The following are encoded in a window of Sminthopsis crassicaudata isolate SCR6 chromosome 3, ASM4859323v1, whole genome shotgun sequence genomic DNA:
- the RNF214 gene encoding RING finger protein 214 isoform X1 — MMASELSSDSASALASQETASASCGSNTEEGLPDGLSPRDTSVQENKSLSLLIGSSDQVITKENSKDISLEHAKMNPGSSAGDMLSTTEDNATLEDNLESTALDLPGNGSTDIQALSLDTEACQSDLEDLTTVATGKEQTYSEESLQPPPLSHETECHVNHQNTSRDCLEEELQTSAPLEGSEDTGLDYRPPPNGENGVSGDRAGQDVDQDGSSLKLSQNIAVQTDFKTADLEVNTDQDIEKNLDKMMTERTLLKERYQEVLDKQRQVENQLQVQLKQLQQRREEEMKSHQEILKAIQDVTIKRQETKKKIEKEKKEFLQKEQDLKAEIEKLCEKNRRLLENQEEKENKIVSLIAEQAEEKELWEMELDKLKNQDGEINRNIMEETERAWKAEILSLESRKELLVLKLEEAEKEAELHLTYIKSTPPTLETIRSKQEWETRLNGVRMMKENVRDQFNNHIQLVRNGAKLSSLPQIPTPTLPPPPSETDFMLQVFSPNPSLAPRMPFSIGQVTMPMVMPSADPRALSFPMLNPAISRPNQPSPPLPVTHGRNSPSLASLVGPHGPHVSPATSLPPPPGLGGVKAPTESHRPQPVDKLEKILEKLLARFPQCNKAQMTNILQQIKTARTTMAGLTMEELIQLVAARLAEQERLAAGAQPLGRIRAPLFPAPLAQINTPMFLPSAQVSYPGRPSHAPSTCKLCLMCQKLVQPSELHPMACAHVLHKECIKFWAQTNTNDTCPFCPTLK, encoded by the exons ATGATGGCTTCTGAGCTAAGCAGTGATTCGGCCTCTGCTCTTGCTTCTCAAGAAACTGCTTCTGCCTCCTGTGGTTCTAACACAGAGGAAGGTCTCCCTGATGGTCTCAG CCCAAGAGATACATCTGTGCAGGAAAACAAGAGCTTGTCTCTGTTGATAGGCTCTAGCGACCAAGTGATAACCAAGGAGAATAGCAAAGATATTAGTTTGGAACATGCAAAAATGAATCCTGGTTCATCAGCAGGGGACATGTTATCTACCACAGAGGACAATGCAACTTTAGAAGACAACCTGGAATCCACAGCTCTTGATCTTCCTGGAAATGGTTCCACAGACATTCAGGCTTTGTCCCTGGACACTGAAGCTTGTCAATCTGATTTGGAGGATTTGACCACTGTAGCAACAGGAAAGGAACAGACATACTCTGAGGAAAGCCTGCAGCCACCTCCTCTGTCCCATGAGACAGAGTGCCATGTGAACCATCAGAATACTTCCAGGGACTGTTTAGAAGAGGAATTACAAACTTCTGCCCCACTGGAAGGTAGCGAAGATACAGGCCTGGATTACCGACCTCCACCAAATGGGGAGAATGGGGTTTCAGGAGACAGAGCTGGTCAGGATGTGGATCAGGATGGCTCATCCTTGAAGCTCTCTCAGAACATTGCTGTGCAG ACTGACTTCAAGACTGCTGATTTGGAGGTGAATACAGATCAGGATAttgaaaagaatttg GATAAAATGATGACAGAAAGGACTTTGCTGAAGGAGCGGTACCAGGAAGTATTGGACAAGCAGAGGCAGGTGGAGAATCAACTTCAGGTGCAGCTAAAGCAATTACAGCAGCGGAGAGAAGAAGAGATGAAGAGTCATCAG GAGATATTAAAGGCCATCCAGGATGTGACCATCAAGCGgcaggaaacaaaaaagaagatagagaaggaaaagaaggagtttCTTCAGAAGGAGCAGGACCTGAAAGCTGAAATTGAGAAGCTCTGTGAGAAGAACAGAAG GTTACTGGAAAatcaggaggagaaggagaataaAATTGTTTCTCTAATCGCAGAACAGGCTGAGGAAAA gGAGCTATGGGAGATGGAACTGGACAagcttaaaaatcaggatggtgAGATCAACCGGAACATTATGGAGGAAACTGAACGAGCTTGGAAAGCTGAG ATCTTATCACTAGAAAGTCGGAAAGAACTGCTGGTATTAAAGCTGGAAGAAGCAGAAAAGGAGGCAGAGCTACATCTGACCTATATCAA GTCAACACCTCCAACATTGGAAACAATCCGCTCCAAGCAGGAGTGGGAGACAAGATTGAATGGAGTTCGGATGATGAAGGAGAATGTCCGG GACCAATTTAATAACCATATCCAGCTGGTGAGGAATGGGGCAAAATTGAGTAGTCTTCCACAGATCCCTACCCCTACTCTGCCCCCACCTCCTTCAGAG ACAGACTTCATGCTTCAGGTGTTTTCACCTAATCCTTCCCTAGCTCCTCGGATGCCTTTCTCCATTGGGCAGGTTACCATGCCCATGGTCATGCCCAGTGCAGACCCTCGTGCTTTATCTTTCCCAATGCTGAATCCTGCTATCTCAAGGCCCAACCAGCCCTCCCCACCTCTGCCTGTCACCCATGGGAGAAACAGTCCTAGCTTGGCTTCTCTTGTTGGCCCCCATGGTCCACATGTGTCCCCTGCTAcctccctcccacctccaccAGGCTTGGGTGGTGTTAAGGCTCCCACTGAATCTCACCGACCCCAGCCAGTGGACAAACTAGAAAAGATCCTGGAGAAGCTGCTGGCTCGATTTCCACAGTGTAACAA GGCACAGATGACCAACATCCTTCAGCAGATCAAGACAGCACGAACCACCATGGCAGGACTGACGATGGAGGAGCTGATCCAGCTGGTGGCTGCACGATTGGCAGAGCAGGAGCGCTTGGCAGCAGGTGCTCAG CCCCTTGGTCGGATTCGAGCTCCCTTGTTTCCTGCTCCCTTGGCTCAGATAAACACTCCCATGTTCCTGCCCTCTGCTCAGGTGTCTTATCCTGGGAGGCCTTCACAT GCTCCATCTACCTGTAAGCTGTGTCTAATGTGCCAGAAGCTTGTTCAGCCCAGTGAGCTCCACCCCATGGCCTGTGCCCATGTGTTACACAAGGAG tGTATCAAATTCTGGGCCCAGACCAACACAAATGACACTTGTCCCTTTTGTCCAACTCTCAAGTGA
- the RNF214 gene encoding RING finger protein 214 isoform X2, with amino-acid sequence MMASELSSDSASALASQETASASCGSNTEEGLPDGLSPRDTSVQENKSLSLLIGSSDQVITKENSKDISLEHAKMNPGSSAGDMLSTTEDNATLEDNLESTALDLPGNGSTDIQALSLDTEACQSDLEDLTTVATGKEQTYSEESLQPPPLSHETECHVNHQNTSRDCLEEELQTSAPLEGSEDTGLDYRPPPNGENGVSGDRAGQDVDQDGSSLKLSQNIAVQTDFKTADLEVNTDQDIEKNLDKMMTERTLLKERYQEVLDKQRQVENQLQVQLKQLQQRREEEMKSHQEILKAIQDVTIKRQETKKKIEKEKKEFLQKEQDLKAEIEKLCEKNRRELWEMELDKLKNQDGEINRNIMEETERAWKAEILSLESRKELLVLKLEEAEKEAELHLTYIKSTPPTLETIRSKQEWETRLNGVRMMKENVRDQFNNHIQLVRNGAKLSSLPQIPTPTLPPPPSETDFMLQVFSPNPSLAPRMPFSIGQVTMPMVMPSADPRALSFPMLNPAISRPNQPSPPLPVTHGRNSPSLASLVGPHGPHVSPATSLPPPPGLGGVKAPTESHRPQPVDKLEKILEKLLARFPQCNKAQMTNILQQIKTARTTMAGLTMEELIQLVAARLAEQERLAAGAQPLGRIRAPLFPAPLAQINTPMFLPSAQVSYPGRPSHAPSTCKLCLMCQKLVQPSELHPMACAHVLHKECIKFWAQTNTNDTCPFCPTLK; translated from the exons ATGATGGCTTCTGAGCTAAGCAGTGATTCGGCCTCTGCTCTTGCTTCTCAAGAAACTGCTTCTGCCTCCTGTGGTTCTAACACAGAGGAAGGTCTCCCTGATGGTCTCAG CCCAAGAGATACATCTGTGCAGGAAAACAAGAGCTTGTCTCTGTTGATAGGCTCTAGCGACCAAGTGATAACCAAGGAGAATAGCAAAGATATTAGTTTGGAACATGCAAAAATGAATCCTGGTTCATCAGCAGGGGACATGTTATCTACCACAGAGGACAATGCAACTTTAGAAGACAACCTGGAATCCACAGCTCTTGATCTTCCTGGAAATGGTTCCACAGACATTCAGGCTTTGTCCCTGGACACTGAAGCTTGTCAATCTGATTTGGAGGATTTGACCACTGTAGCAACAGGAAAGGAACAGACATACTCTGAGGAAAGCCTGCAGCCACCTCCTCTGTCCCATGAGACAGAGTGCCATGTGAACCATCAGAATACTTCCAGGGACTGTTTAGAAGAGGAATTACAAACTTCTGCCCCACTGGAAGGTAGCGAAGATACAGGCCTGGATTACCGACCTCCACCAAATGGGGAGAATGGGGTTTCAGGAGACAGAGCTGGTCAGGATGTGGATCAGGATGGCTCATCCTTGAAGCTCTCTCAGAACATTGCTGTGCAG ACTGACTTCAAGACTGCTGATTTGGAGGTGAATACAGATCAGGATAttgaaaagaatttg GATAAAATGATGACAGAAAGGACTTTGCTGAAGGAGCGGTACCAGGAAGTATTGGACAAGCAGAGGCAGGTGGAGAATCAACTTCAGGTGCAGCTAAAGCAATTACAGCAGCGGAGAGAAGAAGAGATGAAGAGTCATCAG GAGATATTAAAGGCCATCCAGGATGTGACCATCAAGCGgcaggaaacaaaaaagaagatagagaaggaaaagaaggagtttCTTCAGAAGGAGCAGGACCTGAAAGCTGAAATTGAGAAGCTCTGTGAGAAGAACAGAAG gGAGCTATGGGAGATGGAACTGGACAagcttaaaaatcaggatggtgAGATCAACCGGAACATTATGGAGGAAACTGAACGAGCTTGGAAAGCTGAG ATCTTATCACTAGAAAGTCGGAAAGAACTGCTGGTATTAAAGCTGGAAGAAGCAGAAAAGGAGGCAGAGCTACATCTGACCTATATCAA GTCAACACCTCCAACATTGGAAACAATCCGCTCCAAGCAGGAGTGGGAGACAAGATTGAATGGAGTTCGGATGATGAAGGAGAATGTCCGG GACCAATTTAATAACCATATCCAGCTGGTGAGGAATGGGGCAAAATTGAGTAGTCTTCCACAGATCCCTACCCCTACTCTGCCCCCACCTCCTTCAGAG ACAGACTTCATGCTTCAGGTGTTTTCACCTAATCCTTCCCTAGCTCCTCGGATGCCTTTCTCCATTGGGCAGGTTACCATGCCCATGGTCATGCCCAGTGCAGACCCTCGTGCTTTATCTTTCCCAATGCTGAATCCTGCTATCTCAAGGCCCAACCAGCCCTCCCCACCTCTGCCTGTCACCCATGGGAGAAACAGTCCTAGCTTGGCTTCTCTTGTTGGCCCCCATGGTCCACATGTGTCCCCTGCTAcctccctcccacctccaccAGGCTTGGGTGGTGTTAAGGCTCCCACTGAATCTCACCGACCCCAGCCAGTGGACAAACTAGAAAAGATCCTGGAGAAGCTGCTGGCTCGATTTCCACAGTGTAACAA GGCACAGATGACCAACATCCTTCAGCAGATCAAGACAGCACGAACCACCATGGCAGGACTGACGATGGAGGAGCTGATCCAGCTGGTGGCTGCACGATTGGCAGAGCAGGAGCGCTTGGCAGCAGGTGCTCAG CCCCTTGGTCGGATTCGAGCTCCCTTGTTTCCTGCTCCCTTGGCTCAGATAAACACTCCCATGTTCCTGCCCTCTGCTCAGGTGTCTTATCCTGGGAGGCCTTCACAT GCTCCATCTACCTGTAAGCTGTGTCTAATGTGCCAGAAGCTTGTTCAGCCCAGTGAGCTCCACCCCATGGCCTGTGCCCATGTGTTACACAAGGAG tGTATCAAATTCTGGGCCCAGACCAACACAAATGACACTTGTCCCTTTTGTCCAACTCTCAAGTGA